One part of the Lachnospiraceae bacterium JLR.KK002 genome encodes these proteins:
- a CDS encoding LacI family DNA-binding transcriptional regulator — protein MKKENPVPTMKDVAREAGVALGTVSKVVNGLPVGESYRVRVEAAIRKLNYQVNSYAQGLKASRTYTVALLIPNTRNPFFASLVYHINLALLKRNYRMLLCTTDFDLNLEQEYIAMARQNKVDGIIGLTYNPNLTVDETIPFVSVDRSMGHGIPCVASDNFAGGQLAAEKLADFGCRHVAFLRIGSSLSNEPNKRKSGFENGCLARGLSYEAKILNDGDSLEGFEQFLKDHITDGKLAFDGIFCVTDNLAWSVLKILRRLNQKVPEDVQVIGYDGIRMFGDKEYVCSTIVQPLPDIAEMCVELLLQENRMFRPPLVCLPVTYAEGGTTREIAGTKSGEQEVDS, from the coding sequence ATGAAAAAAGAAAATCCCGTTCCCACCATGAAAGATGTAGCCAGAGAAGCCGGCGTTGCTCTGGGTACCGTTTCCAAAGTAGTCAACGGACTGCCGGTGGGTGAATCCTACCGCGTTCGCGTGGAGGCGGCTATCCGGAAACTGAACTATCAGGTCAACAGTTATGCACAGGGACTGAAAGCAAGCAGGACATATACTGTTGCTCTTCTGATTCCCAATACCCGGAATCCATTTTTTGCTTCTCTGGTTTACCATATTAATCTTGCATTGCTGAAACGCAATTACCGGATGTTACTCTGCACTACTGATTTTGATTTAAATCTGGAGCAGGAATACATTGCCATGGCCCGGCAAAACAAAGTGGATGGTATTATCGGCCTTACCTATAATCCGAATCTTACTGTAGATGAAACCATTCCCTTTGTATCTGTCGACCGTTCCATGGGACATGGAATTCCCTGTGTGGCCAGTGACAATTTTGCAGGAGGCCAGCTTGCTGCCGAAAAACTTGCAGATTTTGGCTGCAGACATGTGGCATTTCTGCGGATTGGTTCTTCCCTGAGCAATGAGCCAAATAAACGGAAATCCGGATTTGAAAACGGCTGTCTGGCCCGCGGCCTTTCATACGAAGCAAAAATTTTAAATGACGGGGATTCTCTGGAAGGTTTCGAACAGTTTCTGAAAGACCATATTACAGACGGAAAACTGGCCTTTGACGGAATCTTCTGCGTTACCGACAATTTGGCCTGGTCTGTGCTGAAAATCCTGCGCAGGCTGAACCAGAAAGTTCCTGAAGACGTGCAGGTGATTGGTTATGACGGAATACGCATGTTTGGTGATAAGGAATACGTCTGCTCTACTATCGTACAGCCGCTTCCCGATATTGCTGAAATGTGTGTGGAACTGCTGCTGCAGGAAAACAGAATGTTCCGGCCTCCTCTTGTCTGTCTTCCCGTTACGTATGCCGAAGGCGGAACAACGCGTGAGATTGCCGGAACCAAATCTGGCGAACAGGAGGTGGATTCATGA
- a CDS encoding sugar ABC transporter substrate-binding protein: protein MRKKGLRKKFLSCMLMTGIGLSMVSCGNDYGNHEKGVANTDTSQTDFYIMGGMGALSTSYDKKPVLNQLQEEAGIHIEWNTMSESLSEQVNIRIAGGDLPDAFIGVGFNNYDISRYGDDGTFIDLSPYLTEEYMPNLCKILEENPDIRRAITMDDGYIYGLPSGERMGTAGIGAKEDYSIYTIPQFSMINKAWLDDLGLEVPTTLDELHTALKAFKDNDMSARYYGNDPGSTIPMSTGFDQWCWGQNIFYAGFGFTNWPNDVCNDLVLNDDGKVEFICTSDKYRDALTYFHDWYAEGLMDVEMFSQDDTQLISKCSQGYVGVSTWWYIEELMGDYAKDYVFLPILDGPDGTHNVTVRTGGPTSSGNLNITKACKSPANLLKFFDKWYEPENVMQLHYGPIGTYFTEQDENGVWLSITDEESQEKFGKGTGELRGEQEVYGPKLILSNYYLTTFKMEDRAIERLTDLNEFWMPFVDSAVTYPVDCVFTGEELDDIDWYKADFESAVSEQEGLWLKNGGPTDAEWEAYVEKLKKKCGMDKLLKVYQDAYDRYAGVESEEKE from the coding sequence ATGAGAAAAAAAGGATTGCGGAAAAAGTTTTTATCCTGTATGCTGATGACTGGAATTGGACTGTCCATGGTATCATGCGGCAATGATTACGGAAATCACGAGAAAGGGGTTGCCAATACGGACACATCCCAGACAGATTTTTATATTATGGGAGGGATGGGCGCTCTGAGTACCAGCTATGATAAGAAGCCGGTGCTGAATCAGCTTCAGGAAGAAGCTGGAATTCATATCGAATGGAACACCATGAGCGAATCTCTGTCAGAACAGGTTAATATCCGGATTGCAGGCGGAGATCTGCCGGATGCGTTTATAGGGGTCGGATTCAATAACTATGATATTTCCCGTTACGGAGACGACGGAACCTTTATTGATTTGTCACCCTACCTGACGGAAGAATATATGCCCAATCTGTGTAAGATTCTGGAGGAAAATCCGGATATCCGCCGGGCAATCACCATGGACGACGGATATATCTATGGCCTCCCCTCCGGAGAGCGCATGGGTACTGCAGGAATTGGGGCAAAAGAAGATTACAGTATCTACACGATTCCCCAGTTTTCCATGATAAACAAAGCGTGGCTGGATGATCTGGGTCTGGAAGTGCCTACCACTCTGGATGAACTTCATACGGCTTTAAAAGCCTTTAAAGATAATGATATGAGCGCCAGATATTATGGAAATGATCCGGGCAGCACCATTCCCATGAGCACAGGATTCGACCAGTGGTGCTGGGGGCAGAATATTTTCTATGCGGGCTTTGGCTTTACCAACTGGCCCAATGACGTGTGCAACGATCTTGTGCTGAATGACGACGGAAAAGTGGAATTTATCTGCACCTCGGACAAATACAGGGATGCTCTGACTTATTTCCATGACTGGTATGCGGAAGGCCTGATGGATGTGGAAATGTTCAGTCAGGATGACACCCAGTTGATTTCCAAATGTTCCCAGGGTTATGTAGGCGTCTCCACCTGGTGGTATATCGAGGAACTGATGGGCGATTATGCGAAAGATTATGTGTTCCTTCCTATTCTGGACGGGCCGGATGGCACTCACAATGTAACGGTGCGCACCGGAGGCCCCACCAGCAGCGGAAATCTGAATATTACCAAAGCCTGCAAAAGTCCTGCAAACCTGCTGAAATTTTTCGATAAATGGTATGAGCCGGAAAATGTAATGCAGCTTCACTATGGCCCCATAGGGACGTATTTTACAGAGCAGGATGAAAATGGCGTATGGCTGAGCATCACCGACGAGGAATCTCAGGAGAAATTCGGAAAGGGAACCGGAGAACTGCGAGGGGAACAGGAAGTATACGGGCCAAAACTGATTCTCAGCAATTATTATCTCACTACTTTTAAAATGGAAGACCGGGCCATTGAGCGACTGACAGATTTGAATGAATTCTGGATGCCCTTCGTAGACAGTGCCGTAACCTATCCGGTAGACTGTGTATTTACAGGGGAGGAGCTGGACGACATTGACTGGTACAAAGCTGATTTTGAAAGCGCAGTATCTGAGCAGGAGGGGTTGTGGCTGAAAAACGGCGGGCCCACGGACGCAGAATGGGAAGCCTATGTGGAAAAATTAAAGAAAAAATGTGGTATGGATAAACTTCTGAAAGTATATCAGGACGCATACGACCGGTATGCCGGCGTTGAGAGCGAGGAAAAAGAATAA
- a CDS encoding heavy metal translocating P-type ATPase, giving the protein MEQYTVTGMSCAACSARVEKAVSKVPGVSSCSVSLLTSSMGVEGTALEQDIVKAVVDAGYGAARKGAPSGTEQSKSRSGEELLKDRETPLLKQRLLASLGFLLVLMYLSMGHMMWNWPLPASLAENHVALGLMQLLLTVIIMVINQKFFISGFKSLLHKSPNMDTLVALGAAAAFGYSTWALFAMTAAQQKGDMAGVMTYMHEFYFESAAMILTLITVGKMLEAQSKGKTTDALKSLMKLAPRTATVLKDGKETEVSIEQVKKGDIFVVRPGENIPVDGIVLEGSSAVNEAALTGESIPCDKTVGDTVSAATANQSGFLKCQASRVGEDTTLSQIIQMVSDAAATKAPIAKIADKVSYVFVPTVIGIAVLTLLVWLLAGETVGFALARSISVLVISCPCALGLATPVAIMVGNGMGAKNGIMFKTAVSLEETGKMEIVALDKTGTITSGEPKVTDVIPADGISEQELLRAACGLEQKSEHPLARAVLEYGKEQGIPFPEVSDFQALPGNGLSGAWQGNVICGGNYSFVSSQAAISDTLKQQSEELAEAGKTPLFFAENEQTIGMIAVADVMKEDSPQAIRELKAMGIHVVMLTGDNQRTAQAIGRQAGVDEVIAGVLPDGKEAVIRSLQEKGKVAMVGDGINDAPALTRADMGIAIGAGTDIAIDAADIVLMKSRLRDVPAAIRLSRATLKNIRENLFWAFIYNIIGIPLAAGVWIPVFGWQLNPMFGAAAMSLSSFCVVTNALRLNMLRIHDSGKDRPLRKTGQKESEHHIPAQNGKETECNNRTCNIKEEQNMEKTMKIEGMMCGHCEAAVKKCLEAFPEVTEAKVSHEAGTAVITLNGVVSDEALTKAVEEKDYKVISIR; this is encoded by the coding sequence ATGGAACAGTATACAGTAACGGGAATGAGCTGTGCTGCCTGCAGCGCCAGGGTGGAAAAGGCAGTTTCAAAGGTACCTGGCGTCAGTTCCTGTTCGGTCAGCCTTTTAACCAGTTCCATGGGCGTGGAAGGAACAGCTCTGGAACAGGACATTGTAAAAGCAGTGGTGGACGCGGGATACGGTGCGGCCCGGAAAGGAGCCCCATCCGGGACAGAACAAAGCAAAAGCCGTTCCGGAGAAGAACTGCTGAAAGACCGGGAGACGCCCCTGTTGAAACAGCGGCTGCTGGCCTCCCTGGGTTTTTTACTGGTACTGATGTATCTGTCCATGGGACATATGATGTGGAACTGGCCGCTGCCGGCATCTCTGGCCGAAAACCATGTGGCTCTTGGCCTTATGCAGCTTTTACTTACCGTGATTATTATGGTAATCAATCAGAAATTTTTTATCAGCGGATTCAAAAGCCTGCTTCACAAATCCCCCAATATGGACACACTGGTGGCCCTGGGAGCCGCGGCAGCCTTTGGATACAGTACCTGGGCCCTGTTTGCCATGACCGCGGCTCAGCAGAAGGGAGACATGGCAGGAGTAATGACTTATATGCATGAATTTTACTTTGAATCGGCAGCCATGATTCTGACATTGATTACCGTGGGAAAAATGCTGGAAGCCCAATCCAAAGGAAAGACCACAGATGCATTAAAGAGCCTGATGAAGCTGGCGCCCAGAACAGCCACCGTTCTTAAGGACGGAAAGGAAACGGAAGTTTCCATTGAGCAGGTGAAAAAGGGCGATATTTTTGTGGTGCGTCCCGGTGAAAATATTCCGGTAGATGGCATTGTGCTGGAAGGCAGCAGTGCTGTAAATGAAGCTGCCCTGACCGGAGAAAGTATTCCCTGCGACAAAACTGTCGGAGACACCGTATCGGCTGCCACCGCCAATCAGTCCGGATTTCTGAAATGCCAGGCTTCCAGAGTGGGAGAAGATACCACCCTGTCACAGATTATTCAGATGGTAAGCGATGCGGCTGCCACCAAGGCCCCCATTGCCAAAATAGCCGATAAAGTATCTTATGTATTTGTACCGACAGTGATTGGAATTGCAGTTCTCACCCTGCTGGTATGGCTGCTGGCAGGAGAAACGGTGGGCTTTGCACTGGCCAGAAGCATTTCCGTGCTGGTAATAAGCTGCCCCTGCGCACTGGGGCTGGCCACGCCGGTAGCTATTATGGTGGGCAATGGAATGGGTGCAAAAAACGGCATTATGTTTAAGACAGCCGTATCTCTGGAAGAAACCGGGAAAATGGAAATTGTGGCACTGGATAAAACTGGAACTATTACCAGCGGAGAGCCGAAAGTAACAGATGTAATACCTGCCGACGGCATTTCAGAACAGGAACTTCTCAGGGCTGCCTGCGGACTGGAGCAGAAAAGCGAGCATCCTCTGGCCAGAGCTGTACTGGAATATGGAAAGGAACAGGGAATTCCGTTTCCGGAAGTATCGGATTTTCAGGCATTGCCCGGAAACGGCCTGTCCGGCGCCTGGCAGGGAAATGTTATCTGTGGAGGAAATTACAGTTTTGTCAGCAGTCAGGCTGCAATTTCAGACACGTTAAAGCAACAGTCCGAAGAACTGGCGGAAGCCGGGAAAACACCTCTCTTTTTTGCCGAAAACGAGCAGACAATCGGCATGATTGCCGTTGCGGACGTGATGAAGGAAGACAGCCCTCAGGCCATCCGGGAACTGAAAGCCATGGGCATACATGTGGTAATGCTGACCGGAGATAATCAGCGCACTGCTCAGGCCATCGGCCGTCAGGCAGGAGTAGACGAAGTGATTGCCGGAGTTCTTCCCGACGGGAAGGAAGCTGTCATCCGCAGCCTTCAGGAAAAGGGAAAGGTGGCCATGGTGGGAGACGGTATCAACGACGCTCCGGCTCTGACCAGAGCAGATATGGGAATCGCCATCGGCGCAGGAACGGATATTGCCATCGACGCGGCAGATATTGTTCTGATGAAAAGCAGGCTCAGAGATGTTCCGGCCGCCATACGTTTAAGCCGGGCAACCTTAAAAAACATCCGGGAAAACCTGTTCTGGGCATTCATTTATAACATAATCGGAATTCCCCTTGCTGCAGGCGTCTGGATTCCCGTATTCGGATGGCAGCTCAATCCCATGTTCGGGGCGGCGGCCATGAGCCTGTCCAGTTTCTGTGTGGTAACCAACGCACTGCGTCTGAACATGCTGCGGATTCACGACTCCGGAAAAGACAGACCCCTCAGGAAAACGGGACAAAAAGAGTCCGAACACCACATCCCGGCCCAAAACGGGAAAGAAACAGAATGCAACAACAGAACCTGTAATATAAAGGAGGAACAGAATATGGAAAAAACAATGAAAATCGAAGGAATGATGTGCGGACACTGTGAAGCGGCAGTAAAGAAATGCCTGGAGGCATTTCCGGAAGTAACAGAGGCAAAGGTCAGCCATGAGGCAGGCACCGCAGTGATAACACTGAATGGAGTCGTTTCTGACGAAGCCCTGACAAAAGCAGTGGAAGAAAAAGATTATAAAGTAATTTCCATCCGGTAA
- a CDS encoding glycoside hydrolase family 32 protein, which produces MSQILRDARRYEKITERKNREVEKPGFHLSARTGWMNDPNGFSFYQGKYHLFYQYHPYNSHWGPMHWGHAVSKDLLHWEYLPAALAPDTVYDEAGCFSGSAVELSDGRQLLMYTGVHKEIQKDGEQRDVQTQCLAIGDGRDYEKYQYNPVLNEKDLPDGGSKYDFRDPKMWRAKDGTFRCVVGNCAPERDGQILLFSSRDGLDWKYEKVLAANRGRFGKAWECPDFFELDGKHVLLTSPMDMLPQGLEYHNGNGTLCLIGTYDEQEEIFNEEQNQAIDYGIDFYAPQTLSAPDGRRIMIGWMQNWDTCNLHSPEQPWFGQMSLPRELSVVNGRLIQKPVRELENLHGEEIKYENIIFSGLTKLEGIQGRKIDMELSVRPLDEENMYRKFAVRFSQNEIYHTAVSFRPLESIVKIDRKFSGSRRAIIHQRRSRINSRNGEIKLRIILDMFSAEVFINDGEHVMTTTMYTTKEADGISFLADGVVTMDVVKYDLQTEEMK; this is translated from the coding sequence ATGAGCCAGATTTTACGTGATGCACGCAGGTATGAAAAAATAACGGAACGGAAAAACAGGGAAGTGGAAAAACCGGGATTTCATTTATCGGCAAGAACAGGATGGATGAACGACCCCAATGGATTTTCCTTTTATCAGGGAAAGTATCATCTGTTTTACCAGTATCATCCTTATAATTCACACTGGGGTCCCATGCACTGGGGCCATGCAGTCAGCAAAGATTTGCTGCATTGGGAATATCTTCCGGCAGCTCTGGCCCCGGATACCGTATATGACGAAGCAGGATGCTTTTCCGGCAGCGCCGTGGAACTTTCAGACGGCAGGCAGCTTCTGATGTATACCGGGGTGCATAAGGAAATTCAGAAAGATGGAGAGCAGCGTGATGTACAGACCCAGTGCCTGGCCATTGGAGACGGAAGAGATTATGAGAAGTATCAGTATAACCCGGTCCTGAATGAAAAGGACCTTCCGGACGGGGGCAGCAAATATGATTTCAGAGACCCGAAAATGTGGAGGGCAAAAGACGGAACTTTCCGGTGTGTGGTTGGAAACTGCGCACCGGAAAGAGATGGGCAGATTCTTCTTTTCAGCAGCAGAGATGGCCTGGACTGGAAGTACGAAAAGGTTCTGGCCGCTAACCGGGGCCGATTTGGAAAAGCCTGGGAATGCCCTGATTTCTTTGAACTGGACGGAAAGCATGTGCTGCTTACAAGCCCCATGGATATGCTCCCTCAGGGACTGGAGTATCACAATGGCAACGGAACTCTCTGTCTGATTGGAACTTATGATGAACAGGAAGAAATTTTCAATGAGGAACAGAATCAGGCCATTGATTACGGCATTGATTTTTATGCGCCCCAGACCCTTTCCGCACCGGATGGAAGAAGGATTATGATTGGCTGGATGCAGAACTGGGATACCTGTAACCTTCATTCCCCGGAACAGCCCTGGTTTGGCCAGATGAGCCTGCCCAGAGAACTTTCCGTAGTGAACGGAAGACTGATTCAGAAACCGGTACGGGAATTGGAAAACCTGCATGGGGAAGAAATAAAGTATGAAAATATTATTTTTTCCGGACTTACAAAACTGGAAGGTATTCAGGGCAGGAAAATTGACATGGAACTGTCCGTCCGTCCTCTGGATGAGGAAAATATGTACCGGAAATTTGCAGTCCGGTTTTCACAGAATGAGATTTATCATACTGCTGTCAGCTTCCGGCCCCTGGAATCCATTGTAAAAATAGACCGGAAATTTTCCGGAAGCAGGAGGGCGATCATCCATCAGCGGCGCAGCCGGATAAACAGCAGGAACGGAGAAATCAAACTGCGGATTATCCTAGATATGTTCAGTGCGGAAGTGTTTATCAATGACGGAGAACATGTGATGACGACAACCATGTATACAACAAAAGAAGCGGACGGTATTTCTTTCCTTGCTGACGGCGTGGTCACCATGGATGTGGTGAAATATGATTTGCAGACGGAGGAAATGAAATGA
- a CDS encoding carbohydrate ABC transporter permease, which translates to MKAKTKTGKLSGFSERTSDIILVVICVIILLIVAYPLYYVLVASVSDPYDVYAGKTFLLPSKFTLDGYKAVFADPNILTGLLNSFKYTIIGTVFSVVMLYLTAYPLSVKNLPGRKFFSIFFIITMYFGGGLVPTYLIVKETGLINNMWALFLPGGVAVGNMIIMRNFFENSIPREMIEAAEIDGASKWTTFIRIVVPLSRSIMAVMVVFSMVTYWNDWFTSMIYLPSPEKAPLPLVLRNILIKSSASASQASTISGGYAELNKMTEMIKFSSIIIAAAPMLMIYPFVQKYFEKGFMAGAVKG; encoded by the coding sequence ATGAAAGCGAAAACAAAAACAGGAAAATTATCCGGGTTTTCAGAACGAACCAGCGATATTATTCTGGTGGTGATATGTGTCATTATTTTGTTGATTGTTGCTTATCCTCTGTATTACGTGCTGGTAGCGTCAGTGTCAGATCCTTATGATGTATATGCAGGAAAAACATTTCTTTTGCCCAGCAAATTTACATTAGATGGATACAAAGCAGTATTTGCAGACCCCAATATCCTGACGGGACTGTTAAACAGCTTTAAGTACACCATTATCGGCACGGTATTTTCTGTGGTAATGCTGTATCTGACCGCATATCCCCTCAGTGTGAAGAACCTGCCCGGCAGAAAATTTTTCAGCATTTTCTTTATTATTACCATGTACTTCGGCGGAGGCCTGGTTCCTACCTACCTGATTGTAAAGGAAACAGGGCTGATTAACAACATGTGGGCGCTGTTCCTGCCGGGAGGCGTTGCGGTGGGAAATATGATTATCATGCGGAACTTCTTTGAGAACAGTATTCCCAGAGAAATGATTGAAGCAGCAGAAATTGACGGTGCTTCCAAATGGACGACCTTTATCCGCATTGTTGTGCCTCTGAGTCGTTCGATTATGGCAGTTATGGTAGTATTTTCCATGGTTACTTACTGGAACGACTGGTTTACGTCCATGATTTATCTTCCTTCCCCGGAAAAAGCGCCGCTGCCGCTGGTACTTCGGAATATTCTGATTAAAAGCTCTGCCAGTGCAAGCCAGGCAAGCACCATATCCGGCGGTTATGCCGAACTGAACAAAATGACAGAAATGATTAAATTTTCATCCATCATTATTGCAGCGGCCCCCATGCTGATGATTTATCCGTTTGTACAGAAGTATTTTGAAAAAGGTTTTATGGCAGGGGCAGTAAAAGGCTGA
- a CDS encoding carbohydrate kinase → MKKTDVTALGELLIDFIQNDANCQGNPIFEANPGGAPCNVLAMLARLGHSVSFIGKVGKDSFGSWLKDVIQDVGINAEHLYLDDRVHTTLAMVHTFSDGDRDFSFYRNPGADMMLTESEVPEHVIRDSKIFHFGTLSMTHEGVRRATKKAIRIAKESGALISFDPNLRPPLWENLEDARTQVMYGLEQCDILKISDNEIQWLTGRENYTEGVNRIEGHVRIPLILVSMGKAGSRAYYKGEMVESAPFLQENTIETTGAGDAFCGCVLHYILEHGLDKLTKTDLTEMLTLANSAASLITTRKGALRVMPTEKEILQNMSLRR, encoded by the coding sequence ATGAAAAAAACGGATGTGACGGCGTTGGGAGAACTGCTGATAGATTTTATTCAGAATGATGCGAACTGTCAGGGAAATCCCATATTTGAAGCAAATCCGGGAGGAGCGCCCTGCAATGTGCTGGCAATGCTTGCCAGGCTTGGCCATTCCGTGTCTTTTATCGGAAAAGTGGGTAAGGATTCTTTTGGAAGCTGGTTAAAAGACGTGATTCAGGATGTGGGAATCAATGCAGAACACTTATATCTGGACGACAGGGTACATACCACTCTGGCAATGGTACATACTTTTTCTGATGGGGACAGAGATTTTTCCTTTTACCGGAATCCCGGAGCTGACATGATGCTAACAGAATCAGAAGTGCCGGAACATGTTATACGGGATTCGAAAATTTTCCATTTTGGGACATTGTCCATGACCCATGAAGGCGTGCGGAGGGCAACGAAAAAAGCAATCCGTATTGCAAAGGAGTCCGGCGCACTGATTTCCTTCGACCCAAATCTGCGGCCGCCTCTGTGGGAGAACCTGGAGGATGCCAGAACTCAGGTGATGTACGGGCTGGAACAATGCGATATCTTAAAGATTTCAGATAATGAAATCCAGTGGCTGACGGGGAGAGAGAATTATACGGAGGGAGTGAACCGGATAGAAGGGCATGTCCGGATTCCGCTGATTCTGGTTTCCATGGGCAAAGCGGGGAGCCGGGCTTATTACAAAGGGGAAATGGTGGAATCGGCGCCGTTTTTGCAGGAAAATACCATTGAAACCACAGGTGCGGGGGATGCGTTTTGCGGGTGTGTCCTGCATTATATCCTGGAACATGGGCTGGATAAATTAACGAAAACAGATTTGACGGAAATGCTTACCCTGGCAAACAGCGCCGCTTCTCTGATTACAACCAGGAAAGGGGCTTTGCGGGTAATGCCGACGGAGAAAGAAATTTTACAGAACATGTCCCTGCGAAGATAA
- a CDS encoding ABC transporter permease subunit, producing the protein MKKLKPDMAAVSAVPLNGKPLKKRIMDNWQLYAMLLIPVVLTIIYKYIPMYGIQIAFRDYKASQGMFGSEWVGLKWFQRFFSAPTCVRMLSNTLLLSLYSLLWSFPIPIFLALMLNQVRFQRFKRTTQTVLYAPHFISTMVICGMIRIFLSPSGGLLNLILGSSVDFLTESSAFRTIYIASGIWQDAGWGIIVYMATFSNIDTSLYEAAKVDGASLFQRIIHIDIPELKSIMVLNLIMSAGNLMNVGFEKVWLLQTDLNKATSDVIAVYVYQQGIENAKYSYSTAVGLFNTVVNIILLIAVNKIAGKLSEDTSFV; encoded by the coding sequence ATGAAAAAATTAAAGCCGGATATGGCAGCAGTTTCGGCGGTTCCTTTAAATGGAAAACCGTTGAAAAAGCGAATTATGGACAACTGGCAGTTGTATGCAATGCTCCTGATTCCTGTGGTACTGACCATTATTTATAAGTACATACCCATGTATGGAATCCAGATTGCCTTTCGGGATTACAAGGCCAGCCAGGGAATGTTCGGAAGCGAATGGGTAGGTCTGAAATGGTTCCAGCGGTTCTTTTCCGCTCCTACCTGTGTAAGAATGCTTTCCAATACTCTGCTGCTGAGTCTTTACAGCCTGTTATGGAGTTTTCCGATTCCCATTTTTCTGGCATTGATGCTGAATCAGGTAAGGTTTCAGCGGTTTAAACGAACCACTCAGACAGTGCTTTATGCACCTCATTTTATTTCCACCATGGTAATCTGCGGTATGATCCGCATCTTTTTAAGTCCCTCCGGCGGACTTTTAAATCTGATTCTCGGAAGCAGCGTTGATTTTCTGACAGAATCTTCCGCCTTTCGTACTATTTATATTGCTTCCGGTATCTGGCAGGATGCAGGATGGGGGATTATCGTTTATATGGCTACCTTTTCCAATATTGATACATCCCTGTATGAGGCGGCAAAAGTAGACGGTGCTTCCCTGTTTCAGAGAATTATCCATATTGATATCCCGGAGCTGAAGTCCATCATGGTGCTGAATCTGATTATGAGCGCCGGAAATCTGATGAATGTGGGATTCGAAAAGGTATGGCTTCTGCAGACAGATTTGAACAAGGCTACCAGCGATGTAATTGCTGTGTATGTGTACCAGCAGGGTATTGAAAACGCCAAGTACAGTTATTCCACTGCAGTAGGGCTGTTTAACACGGTGGTCAATATTATTCTTCTGATTGCAGTCAATAAGATTGCGGGCAAATTGTCCGAAGATACAAGTTTTGTATAG
- the tnpA gene encoding IS200/IS605 family transposase: protein MENYRKSAHCTYDIKYHLVWITKYRKPVITGKIAIRTRELIRIICQSNEVEILAGHVGNDHIHLLVSVPPHLSASKLVQYIKGNTSRKLQMEYKELNKQFWGQHLWARGYFVASSGNVTDEIIKEYIKNQDLQERSNSDNFEIG from the coding sequence ATGGAAAATTACAGAAAGTCAGCACATTGCACATACGATATCAAGTACCATTTAGTCTGGATAACAAAATATCGAAAACCAGTGATAACAGGAAAAATAGCGATAAGAACAAGAGAACTCATCAGAATCATCTGCCAGAGCAATGAAGTAGAAATACTGGCAGGACATGTTGGAAATGACCATATCCATCTGTTGGTATCCGTTCCGCCGCATTTGTCAGCGAGTAAGTTGGTACAGTATATAAAAGGGAATACGTCGCGAAAATTGCAGATGGAATATAAAGAATTAAATAAGCAATTCTGGGGTCAACACTTGTGGGCAAGAGGCTATTTTGTAGCAAGCAGTGGAAATGTAACAGATGAAATCATCAAGGAGTATATCAAGAATCAAGATCTGCAAGAGAGGAGCAATTCTGATAACTTTGAGATAGGATAA
- a CDS encoding metal-sensing transcriptional repressor, producing MEDEKELCSCRRTKERSEKEYKDLINRLNRIEGQIRGIKGMVEKDAYCPDILIQVAAANAALNSFNKVLLANHIKTCVTRDIREGRKETVDELLATLQKLMK from the coding sequence ATGGAAGATGAGAAAGAATTATGCAGCTGCCGCAGAACGAAAGAACGTTCTGAAAAAGAATATAAAGATTTAATTAACCGGTTAAACCGAATCGAGGGGCAGATTCGGGGAATCAAAGGAATGGTGGAAAAAGACGCTTACTGCCCTGATATTCTGATTCAGGTGGCGGCTGCCAATGCGGCCTTAAACAGTTTCAATAAAGTCCTGCTGGCAAATCATATTAAGACATGCGTTACCAGGGATATCCGGGAAGGGCGGAAGGAAACTGTGGATGAGCTGCTGGCAACCCTGCAGAAACTGATGAAATAA